The Kordia sp. SMS9 DNA window CGCAATTAGCGTATGTAATCTACACTTCGGGTTCTACAGGAAAACCAAAAGGTGTGATGATAGAACACAAATCGTTGAAAAATTATGTGTGTTGGGCGGCTGAAACGTATATAAACAATGAAAGCGAGCAACAAGATTTTGGACTTTTTACGTCTATTGCTTTCGATTTATCGATCACAAGTATTTTCTTGCCACTAACTACAGGAAACAGATTGGTGATATTCTCTTCGGAAAAAGATACTTCAGAAGTTTTACAAAATTTCCTTGCGGCAGATATTCCAAATATGAAAATCACGCCAGCTTTTATTGATCTATTTATTGAAATATACGTGGAAGCATCCATCAAAAAAACGGCGATTGTTGGAGGAGATATTTTGCAGGAAAGTCATATTGCAGCACTTCAAAAACTCAATCCACAGATAAACATATTCAACGAATATGGACCTACAGAAACAACTGTGGGAAGCAGTTGTTATCAAATTACGCCAAACTCATCGAAAATTTTGGTAGGGAAACCAATAGCAAATACAACGATTTACATCCTAAATAAAAATCGGCAACTCGTCCCTAAAGGAGTTATTGGCGAACTCTATATAGGCGGAAAAGGCGTTTCTAGAGGCTATTACAAAAGAGAAACGTTGACAAAAGAACGGTTTATACAAAATCCATTTGTAGCTGGAGAAACACTCTTTAAAACTGGCGATTTAGGACAATGGACAGCGGATGGAAATATCAATCTCATCGGAAGAATAGATAACCAAGTAAAAGTAAAAGGCTATCGTATAGAACTTGGCGAAATAGAACAATGTTTACTTGCTAAAGAAGGAATCAAAGAAGCTGTGGTATTGACCAAAACTTCAAATGATACTACAAGTCTCATTGCATTTTATGTTGCTGAAGAAAAACAAGATTTAGCGGAATTACGAACATTTTTACAAGCCCAATTGCCTGTGTACATGATTCCAAATTTATTCTTTGCATTAGAAAAACTTCCGCTAACAACCAACGGAAAAATAGCCAAAGAACAACTCTTACAACTAGAAGATGGTGTAATGACCTCCGAAATAGAATATGTGGCACCTTCCAACGAAATAGAGCAGGAATTGGCTAACATTTGGGGAAGCGTACTGCATGTGGAGGTTGCAAAAATTAGTGTGCATGACAACTTCTTTCATCTAGGCGGCGATAGTTTAAAAGCAACCAAAGTTATTTTACTCATCAACGCACAGTACAATATAAATATCAACTTAAAAGACTTGTTTCATGATCCAAGTATTAAAAATATTGCGGAAATCATTGAAACATTACAATTACTAAAAACAGCCCAAAATGAATCGTCATATCAAGATGATGAATTAATTTTTTAAAAAAATGGAAATAAATAAATTCATTAAAAGCTTATTGCAAAAAGAAATACAAATTGCTCTTGGAAAAGAGGAAAATAGTATACGTGTTAGAGGTAATGTAAAGGCTTTAACAGATGGAGACAAGAAAAATATAGCGCAGTACAAAGCAGAAATTATACTGTTTTTGCAAAAAAACAAACCTACTGAAAGTGATGAAACACAACAAATTTCATTGGTACCAAAGGCTGCGTCGTATGTACTTTCTTCATCACAACGTAGACTTTGGATTTTGAGTCAGTTTGAAGGAACTTCTGCGAGTTACAACATGCCCAACAGCGTAGATGTACCAGACAATATCAATATAGAAACCTTAAAAAAGGCGATCAATGCTGTAGTAATGCGTCATGAAATTTTGCGCACCGTATTCCGAGAAGATGAAAATACAGGAGAAGTACGGCAATATATCTTAGACAATCTCAACATAACTGTTGATTTTCAAGATTTTAGCAGAGAACTAAAACCTTCTGAAGCAATCAATAATTACATAGCAAACGATGCTTATAAAGAATTTGATTTGTCGGTTGGTCCTTTGGTTCGTATCAGTCTTTTGGCTTCCAAAAATGATCAATATGTGTTGTATTACAATATGCATCATATTATAAGTGATGGCTGGTCTATAGATATTCTTGCTAGAGATATCATGCTATATTATGATTTCTATACAGCCAATACACAGCCTATTCCTAAGCTTCGCATACAATACAAAGAGTATGCACATTGGGAACAAACGCAACTAAAAAGTAAGACTTTTGAGCTTCACAAAAACTATTGGCTAACGTATTTATCGGGAGAATTGCCAAGGCTCAATTTGCCAAGTCAACAATCGCGACCACCAATTAGAACGGTACATGGAAGCAAGTTAAGTACCTATATTTCAGCAGATACCGTAATTCCTATTCGCGAATATTTACATGCAAATGGCGGAAGCTTATTTATGTTTTTAACAAGTGTATTTAAAGTATTATGCTACAAATATACAGGAGAATCAGATGTTGTTGTAGGAACGCCCATTGCAGGAAGAAATCACAAAGACTTTTTAGATCAAATAGGATTTTATTTAAACATACTCGTATTAAGAAATACGGTAAATCCAGCAGATACGTTCAATCAATTTTATGATGCATTTAAAGATAATATCTTAGGTGCTTTTGAACATCAAGAGTACCCTTTTGATAAATTAGTAGAGGACTTGGCTGTTAGTAATGACAGAAGCAGAAATGCATTATTTGATGCCATGATTACATTGCATAATGTTGGAGAAGAAGTAACGAATTTTCAAATTTCTGAACATGAAGTAGATACGATTGAAAATCATGGTGAATGCTTGTCAAAATTTGACATTGATCTAGGATTCAAAGAACTAGGAGATCATTTGTATTTTGAAATTACATACAATACAGATGTATACGAAACATGGATGATAGAAAATCTAATGATTCATTACAAAGAACTCTTAAAATCAATTGTAAAAGCTCCGACAAAAGCCATCAGTTCCTTACAATACATTACTGCATCGGAAGAAAAAGAATTGTTGTATGCTTTTAACGATACTGAAATCCTTTCAGAAAAAGCAGCAACATTTTTAGAGGTATTTGCTGCACGAGTAGCCAAAACACCTGAAGCTGTAGCAATAGTTTTTAATGGACAAGAACTTACTTACAAAGCCTTAGATGCCGTAGCGAATCAATTAGCCAAGTATCTTAAAAACAACTATGAAATTGTTCCTGACGATTTAATCGGAATCAAATTAGAAAGAAGTGAAAAGTTACTCATTAGCATACTTGGAATTTTAAAATCGGGAGCAGCTTACGTACCTATGGACCCAAGTTATCCAGAAGAACGCATTGCCTATATTGAAAAAGATAGTAAATGTAAACTTACGATAGATTCTGAAGAACTATCAAAATTTTATGAAGTTCAAGAAAACTATTCGCAAGAAGCGATAATTACTGGCATAACACCAACAAATTTAGCGTATGTAATTTATACTTCTGGGACTACAGGACAACCAAAAGGTGTCATGATTGAGCATAAATCACTAGTAAATTTTATGCTTGGAATGAATACGTTCTTTTCCTTAAATGAATCGGATTACTTTTTATCGCTCACTTCAATTTCATTTGACATTTCTATTTTAGAATTATGTTGGACGTTGTGTAATGGAATTAAAGTTCAAATAAAAAATGACATTGCCGCATTAGATGGTTTTGACGAATATGTAGAAGGAACTGCCACTATGGATTTTGGACTTTTTTACTTCTCTAATGAAAACACAAAACTCGGAGAAAACAAATACGAATTCCTCATTGAATCGGCAAAATATGCAGATCAGCACGATTTCTCATCAATATGGTTGCCAGAAAGACATTTTCATGAATTTGGCGGAAACTTTCCAAATCCTTCTGTATTAGGAGCTTCATTAGCCACAATAACAAATAATATTAACATCAGATCGGGAAGTGTTGTTTTACCATTACACGATACTATAAGAGTTGCAGAAGAATGGTCTGTGGTAGACAATCTATCAAACGGAAGAGTATCACTTGCTTTAACATCTGGCTGGCATATCAATGATTTTGTCTTACAGCCTCAGAATTATGAAAAACGACATGCCATATTATTTGAAAAAATAGAAGAACTAAAAACCTTATGGTCCGGAGAAGCTATCACGAGAATTAATAGCAAAGGAAACGAAGTCAGTATAAAAGTATTTCCACAACCTGTACAGCAAAAATTGCCTATTTGGATTACAGCAGGAGGAAATCCAGAAACATTCAAAAAAGCAGGAAAAATAGGCGCAAACATTCTTACGCACTTATTAGGTCAAGGAACTGATAAACTCAAAGAAAATATAAAGCTCTACAAAGAGACGCTAACTGCTCATGGTCATGCTGCAGAAAATGCCAAAGTAACCTTAATGTTGCACACCTATTTGGGCGAAGATTTAGAAACGGTAAAAGAAGAAGTAAGAGCTCCTTTTAAAAAATACTTAAAATCGAATCTAAGTCTATTTGAAAACCTCATCAAACAAGTTGCCAATGATGTAGATATTCAAGATATCAAAGAAAATAATTTGGATGACTTACTAGACGTAGGTTTTGAAAGATATTGGAATACTGCGGCTTTGCTTGGAACCAAAGAAAGCTGTCGTAAAATGGTGAAAACATTAGCAAATATTGGCGTTACCGAAATTGGCTGTTTGATAGATTTCGGAGTAGACAAAGCAAAAGTATTGGAAGGTTTGCACTATCTAAATGGGTTGCGAGCAGAATTTGAAAATTCGTCAAACACTATAGAAAACGAGAAGATAACGGCGATGCAAATAACGCCTTCTTACCTCAATACACTTGCGGAAGACGAAAATTCTCAGAAATTTATAAAATCGCTCAAGCATATTATTGTGGGTGGCGAATCATTTTCAAATACACTAAAAAAGAAGCTTCAAGAAAAAACAAATGCATCACTTTACAATATGTATGGTCCTACAGAAACGACAATATGGTCTGCCTGTGAAAAAATAGAAAACATACAAGGAAATACTATCGGAAAACCCATTGCAAATACGTCTATCTACATCTTAGATGAGCAACTACAAATCTGTCCCAAAGGTATTGTTGGGAAATTATATATTGGAGGAAAAGGTGTTGCCAGAGGATATTTAAACAATCCCGAATTAACTGCCGAAAAATTTATTCCATCTCCATTTGCTAAGGACGAACGCATCTATACAACGGGCGATATGGCACGTTGGTTGCCAAATGGAACACTCGAATTTTTTGGTAGAAAAGACAATCAAGTAAAACTCAATGGCTATCGCATAGAATTAGGAGAAATTGAAAATGTATTAGAGGCACACGACACTGTGTATAAAGCGGTTGTTATTGTTAAAAATACAGATAGCGGAAAAAGCTTGGTTGCGTATATCGTACTAAACTCCACGAGTGATATTGATGAAACGCTAAGAAGCTATTTACATTCAAAATTGCCACATTATATGATTCCAGGGAGTTTTGTAGAACTTACTGAAATTCCATTAACAGCAAATGGTAAAGTTGATAGAAAACAATTGGAAAAACTTGACAGTCCAACACTAAAAGAAGCACAATTTGTAGCACCACAAAATGTAACAGAAGAAAAAATTGTAAACATCTGGAGTGCTATTTTAAACATAGCGCCCGAAACCATAAGCACAACGACAAACTTCTTTACACTTGGCGGCGATAGTTTAAAATCGATAGGAATACTCAGAAACTATCACAAAGAATTTGGTATTCGTATCAAACTCAAAGAAATATACCTGCATACAACCATACGATCACATGTAGATTTAATTGAAGGAAAAGAAAAGGAAACATACACTGCTATTCCTAAACTAGCGGAAGCAAACTCATATCCTTTATCGTCTGCACAACACCGATTATGGGTATTAAGTCAATTCAAAGAAGGGTTAATTGCCTATAATGAGCCAGCAAATATTCCACTCACAGGAACCTATGACATTGAACTGTTTAGGAAATCTTTAGATGCGGCGATAGAACGTCATGAAATATTGCGTACCGTTTTCAAAGAAAATGAACAAGGAGATTTACAACAATGGATACTCTCAAAAGAAGCACTTGG harbors:
- a CDS encoding non-ribosomal peptide synthetase, whose translation is MEINKFIKSLLQKEIQIALGKEENSIRVRGNVKALTDGDKKNIAQYKAEIILFLQKNKPTESDETQQISLVPKAASYVLSSSQRRLWILSQFEGTSASYNMPNSVDVPDNINIETLKKAINAVVMRHEILRTVFREDENTGEVRQYILDNLNITVDFQDFSRELKPSEAINNYIANDAYKEFDLSVGPLVRISLLASKNDQYVLYYNMHHIISDGWSIDILARDIMLYYDFYTANTQPIPKLRIQYKEYAHWEQTQLKSKTFELHKNYWLTYLSGELPRLNLPSQQSRPPIRTVHGSKLSTYISADTVIPIREYLHANGGSLFMFLTSVFKVLCYKYTGESDVVVGTPIAGRNHKDFLDQIGFYLNILVLRNTVNPADTFNQFYDAFKDNILGAFEHQEYPFDKLVEDLAVSNDRSRNALFDAMITLHNVGEEVTNFQISEHEVDTIENHGECLSKFDIDLGFKELGDHLYFEITYNTDVYETWMIENLMIHYKELLKSIVKAPTKAISSLQYITASEEKELLYAFNDTEILSEKAATFLEVFAARVAKTPEAVAIVFNGQELTYKALDAVANQLAKYLKNNYEIVPDDLIGIKLERSEKLLISILGILKSGAAYVPMDPSYPEERIAYIEKDSKCKLTIDSEELSKFYEVQENYSQEAIITGITPTNLAYVIYTSGTTGQPKGVMIEHKSLVNFMLGMNTFFSLNESDYFLSLTSISFDISILELCWTLCNGIKVQIKNDIAALDGFDEYVEGTATMDFGLFYFSNENTKLGENKYEFLIESAKYADQHDFSSIWLPERHFHEFGGNFPNPSVLGASLATITNNINIRSGSVVLPLHDTIRVAEEWSVVDNLSNGRVSLALTSGWHINDFVLQPQNYEKRHAILFEKIEELKTLWSGEAITRINSKGNEVSIKVFPQPVQQKLPIWITAGGNPETFKKAGKIGANILTHLLGQGTDKLKENIKLYKETLTAHGHAAENAKVTLMLHTYLGEDLETVKEEVRAPFKKYLKSNLSLFENLIKQVANDVDIQDIKENNLDDLLDVGFERYWNTAALLGTKESCRKMVKTLANIGVTEIGCLIDFGVDKAKVLEGLHYLNGLRAEFENSSNTIENEKITAMQITPSYLNTLAEDENSQKFIKSLKHIIVGGESFSNTLKKKLQEKTNASLYNMYGPTETTIWSACEKIENIQGNTIGKPIANTSIYILDEQLQICPKGIVGKLYIGGKGVARGYLNNPELTAEKFIPSPFAKDERIYTTGDMARWLPNGTLEFFGRKDNQVKLNGYRIELGEIENVLEAHDTVYKAVVIVKNTDSGKSLVAYIVLNSTSDIDETLRSYLHSKLPHYMIPGSFVELTEIPLTANGKVDRKQLEKLDSPTLKEAQFVAPQNVTEEKIVNIWSAILNIAPETISTTTNFFTLGGDSLKSIGILRNYHKEFGIRIKLKEIYLHTTIRSHVDLIEGKEKETYTAIPKLAEANSYPLSSAQHRLWVLSQFKEGLIAYNEPANIPLTGTYDIELFRKSLDAAIERHEILRTVFKENEQGDLQQWILSKEALGFQITYKDFSQTENAEALAIAYTEKDAYEPFNLETGPLFRVSLLKLTQDQYIFYFNLHHIISDGWSKRILSRDILAFYEAFQQETQPVLPALHIQYKEYASWQLAQMKLPEQEAHKMYWLQTLAGELPVSNLPSQKIRPEVKTYNGVNLQTYISSTNTTALKQYCQEHGGSLFMGLLSCFHVLLHRYTTQEDFVIGTPVAGRNHAELENQIGVYINTLVLRNQVTATDTFEELFTRVKEKALTAYEHQTYSFDTLVENLSLKRDMSRSAVFDIMFMLQNIGKKVTEFELPKNGDIEIINNGVKMSKFDLELSFNELGDCLSFDITYNTDIYEEWMVSGLMQHFKQLLAELLQNPTQSIENIHYLSDKEQEQLLNEFNTQEVAYPKEKTILEIFETQVQQTPKNVAIVFEGKECTYADVDEKANQLAQYIKTNYAIVPDDLIGIKLAPSEWLVISILAVLKSGGAYVPIDPNYPQERINYIENDSKCKVTIDEKELARFKNEKHAYATSKVETTLKPNNLAYIIYTSGTTGNPKGVMIEHRNVVRLFFTETPLFHFNQHDTWTLFHSYCFDFSVWELFGALLHGGKLIIVPKSVTRSPQDFYTLLVQEKVTVLNQTPTAFKGLSEVAVTSFDKEMHLRYIIFGGEALYPKQLEKWHQKYPAVQLVNMYGITETTVHATYKEIGSTEIKTGLSNIGTSIPTLTSYILDDNMALVPLGVIGELCIGGAGLARGYLHREKLTEEKFVTNIHGDQKRLYKSGDLARRLPNGNIEYLGRKDDQVKIRGHRIELGEITNQLLSKNDLENAVVLTRVNTDGNNELVAFITSETPQEGKMLKEYLSKKLPDYMVPRIFIQVAKIPVTANGKTDKTTLFTTQGEVLSNTVSYVAPTNEIEEEIVKIWAKVLHFEVEKIGIHDNFFDLGGDSLKSVKLLNLVNMKFNLTMRIEEVFNKTDVKSFSLLIKHKVWLSEKEEENPNEEENYII